In Pseudomonadota bacterium, the genomic window ACGCTCGGGCTCAGCGACGCAGAGATCAAGACCCTGCTGATCCTCAACGTGGCGCTCACCATCCCGGCCCGCATCATCGTCGGGATGGTGGTCGATCGCTTCGGTCCGCGCATCAGCTTCACGGGTCTCCTGGTCGCGGGCGGCGGACTGTGCTTCCCGTTCGCGGCGGCCGAGAGCTACGAGCTCCTCGCCCTGTCGCGCTTTCTCCTCGGCTTCGTGGGGGCCGGCTTCGTGATCGGCATCCGCATGATCGGCGAGTGGTTCCCCGCCCGCCAGGTGGGCCTGGCCCAGGGGGTCTATGCCGGCTGGGGCAATTTCGGCTCCGCGGCCGCCGCCATCACCCTCCCGATCTTGGCGCTCTCCATCGGCGGTGCTGAGGGCTGGCGGTACGCGGTCGCGAGCACGGGCGTGATCACCATCGTCTATGCCCTGGTCTACTATTTGAGCGCCCGCGACACGCCCGAGGGCGCGACCTATTTCAAGCCCAACAAGCACGGCGGGCTGGAGGTGACCAGCCGCGGCGATTTCTTCTGCTACCTCGCCATGAACGTGCCGCTCTACCTCGCGCTGGCCTTGCTGGCGGCGAAGCTCGCGGGCCTCGGCCTCCTGTCGGAGCTGGCACACCGTTCCATCGATCTCATCCTGCTCACCACCTTCTGCTACCAGTGCCTGCGCATCTATCAGATCAACGCGCGGGTGTTCGCGCAGCCGCGCCCCTCGGTACACCGCTACAAGTTCAAGCAGGTGGCCATCCTGAGCCTCGCCTATGCGGTCACCTTCGGATCCGAGCTGGCCGTGGTGTCGATGCTGCCGCTGTTCTTCGAGGACACCTTCGGGCTGTCGTCGGTGACGGCCGGTTTCCTGGCCGCGCCCTTCGCGCTGGTGGTGGTAGTCATGCGTCCGCTCGGTGGTTATGTGAGCGATCGCTTCGGGCGCAAGCGGACGCTCGTCACCGTCATGATCGGCCTCTGCTGCGGCTATGCGCTGATGAGCCAGATCGACACGAGTTGGCCCATCGCGCTGGCCGTCGCGGCCTGCATCGGCTGCGGGTTGTTCGTGCACCTCGGTACGGGCGCGGTGTTCGCCATCATCCCGCTCATCCAGCGCCGCCTCACCGGCCAGATCGCCGGGCTGGCCGGGGCCTACGGCAACGCCGGCGGCGTCGCCTTCCTGACCGTGCTGGCCACCGTGGATACCTCCACGTTCTTTCTCACCATCGCCGCCTCGGCGGCCATCTTGGTCGGGCTGGTCTTGTTCCTCGACGAACCGACCGGGACCATGGTGGAAGTACTGCCCGATGGTACGGTGCAGTTGATCG contains:
- a CDS encoding NarK family nitrate/nitrite MFS transporter; this translates as MHQPARGLHLWSFQGKTRILHLSWCAFFLSFVVWFNHAPLLAAIRDTLGLSDAEIKTLLILNVALTIPARIIVGMVVDRFGPRISFTGLLVAGGGLCFPFAAAESYELLALSRFLLGFVGAGFVIGIRMIGEWFPARQVGLAQGVYAGWGNFGSAAAAITLPILALSIGGAEGWRYAVASTGVITIVYALVYYLSARDTPEGATYFKPNKHGGLEVTSRGDFFCYLAMNVPLYLALALLAAKLAGLGLLSELAHRSIDLILLTTFCYQCLRIYQINARVFAQPRPSVHRYKFKQVAILSLAYAVTFGSELAVVSMLPLFFEDTFGLSSVTAGFLAAPFALVVVVMRPLGGYVSDRFGRKRTLVTVMIGLCCGYALMSQIDTSWPIALAVAACIGCGLFVHLGTGAVFAIIPLIQRRLTGQIAGLAGAYGNAGGVAFLTVLATVDTSTFFLTIAASAAILVGLVLFLDEPTGTMVEVLPDGTVQLIDVT